One genomic region from Pseudomonas sp. R5-89-07 encodes:
- a CDS encoding DUF4337 domain-containing protein, whose translation MSEAFEVPSPHEKHLEHTTEHAHGRGDSFASRIAVMTAIMATVGAMLSYQAGSSESEAAMDKNNAAIIKTEAANQWNYYQAKSSRQNLAELATHIPGVDAAHYNDEIQRYKSQKEEVRKQAETLEASSREWDHKSEQALHQHHRWAQAMTAIQIAISLAAITLLTRKEWLKRLSYTAGGVAVVLGNLAWLHL comes from the coding sequence ATGTCCGAAGCCTTCGAAGTTCCCAGCCCTCACGAAAAACACCTTGAACACACCACCGAACATGCCCACGGCCGTGGCGACAGCTTCGCCAGCCGCATCGCGGTGATGACCGCCATCATGGCCACCGTTGGCGCCATGCTCAGCTACCAGGCCGGCTCCAGCGAAAGCGAGGCGGCGATGGACAAAAACAACGCTGCCATCATCAAGACCGAAGCCGCCAACCAATGGAATTACTACCAGGCCAAATCCAGCCGCCAGAACCTGGCGGAACTGGCCACGCATATCCCTGGCGTGGATGCCGCCCACTACAACGACGAAATCCAGCGCTATAAAAGCCAGAAGGAAGAGGTGCGCAAACAGGCAGAGACGCTTGAAGCCAGTTCGCGGGAATGGGACCACAAATCCGAGCAAGCGCTGCATCAGCACCATCGCTGGGCACAGGCCATGACAGCGATTCAGATCGCGATTTCGCTGGCGGCGATCACCTTGCTGACGCGCAAAGAATGGCTCAAGCGCCTGTCATACACCGCCGGCGGCGTGGCGGTGGTGCTCGGCAACCTGGCTTGGCTGCATCTCTAG
- a CDS encoding cytochrome c, with translation MKISFVVSLMGLSLTQIPLSMADNANGKNLYLQRCAMCHGADIRGTGPLAHKSSPPTPDLTTSAFKKRLHDYPGVIVSSVILRPNGDLIPNTLRENGVKLAPHAWSVKDFRDLNQYMGDVIAKSR, from the coding sequence ATGAAGATATCGTTCGTCGTATCGCTGATGGGTTTATCGCTGACGCAAATCCCTCTGTCCATGGCAGACAATGCCAACGGGAAAAACCTGTATTTACAGCGATGCGCCATGTGCCACGGAGCCGATATCCGAGGCACAGGGCCATTGGCCCATAAAAGCAGCCCTCCTACACCTGATCTCACGACTTCCGCGTTCAAGAAGCGGTTGCATGATTATCCGGGCGTCATCGTGTCGTCGGTAATCCTGCGGCCAAATGGAGATTTGATCCCGAACACCTTGCGAGAAAATGGCGTGAAGCTAGCGCCACACGCCTGGAGCGTTAAGGATTTTCGCGACTTGAATCAATATATGGGTGACGTCATCGCGAAAAGTCGATGA
- the chrA gene encoding chromate efflux transporter, with protein MDKVVREDLSRPQAISLREAFGFWLKLGFISFGGPAGQISIMHQELVERRRWISERRFLHALNYCMLLPGPEAQQLATYIGWLMHRTWGGVIAGVLFILPSLFILIALSWMYIAFGDVPVVAGLFYGIKPAVTAIVVQAAHRIGSRALKNNALWAIAAASFVAIFAFNVPFPLIVLCAALIGYAGGRLAPEKFRAGGHRAAEKTFGPALIDDDTPPPEHARFSWLKLALLALIGAALWALPMGVLTALFGWEGTLTQMSWFFTKAALLTFGGAYAVLPYVYQGAVGHYGWLTPTQMIDGLALGETTPGPLIMVVAFVGFVGAYVSQVFGADQMFLAGAVAACLVTWFTFLPSFLFILAGGPLVESTHNQLKFTAPLTAITAAVVGVILNLACFFGYHVLWPQGLSGNLDWPSALIAMAAAVALFRFKRGVIQVLMGCALVGLAVHLLR; from the coding sequence ATGGACAAGGTAGTGAGAGAAGACCTGTCGAGGCCGCAAGCGATCAGTTTGCGCGAGGCATTCGGGTTCTGGTTGAAGCTCGGCTTCATCAGCTTCGGCGGCCCAGCCGGGCAGATCTCGATCATGCACCAGGAGCTGGTAGAGCGGCGGCGCTGGATATCCGAGCGCAGATTCCTGCATGCCCTGAACTACTGCATGCTGCTACCGGGGCCAGAAGCCCAACAGTTGGCAACCTACATTGGCTGGCTGATGCATCGTACCTGGGGTGGGGTCATTGCCGGGGTACTCTTCATATTGCCGTCATTGTTCATCCTGATCGCGTTGTCATGGATGTATATCGCCTTTGGCGACGTGCCTGTGGTGGCGGGGCTGTTCTATGGCATCAAGCCGGCCGTAACTGCCATCGTGGTGCAGGCCGCCCACCGAATCGGCTCGCGGGCCTTGAAGAACAACGCGTTATGGGCGATAGCGGCGGCGTCATTCGTTGCAATCTTTGCGTTTAATGTTCCATTCCCGTTGATCGTGCTCTGCGCTGCGCTGATCGGTTATGCCGGTGGTCGTCTGGCGCCCGAGAAATTCAGAGCAGGTGGCCATCGCGCCGCCGAAAAAACCTTCGGCCCGGCCTTGATCGATGACGATACCCCGCCGCCGGAGCATGCCCGTTTCAGCTGGTTGAAACTGGCACTGCTTGCGCTGATTGGCGCCGCGCTATGGGCGTTGCCGATGGGAGTACTGACCGCTCTTTTTGGCTGGGAAGGCACATTGACCCAAATGAGCTGGTTCTTCACCAAGGCCGCCCTACTGACCTTTGGTGGGGCCTACGCTGTGCTCCCGTATGTTTACCAGGGCGCGGTGGGCCATTATGGCTGGCTAACGCCGACGCAGATGATCGACGGGCTGGCGCTAGGGGAAACCACACCAGGGCCGCTGATCATGGTGGTGGCCTTTGTCGGCTTTGTCGGGGCTTATGTCTCGCAGGTGTTCGGTGCAGATCAAATGTTTCTGGCGGGGGCCGTCGCTGCCTGCCTGGTGACCTGGTTCACTTTTCTGCCTTCATTCCTGTTCATCCTCGCGGGCGGCCCACTGGTGGAGTCGACCCACAACCAACTCAAGTTCACCGCACCACTCACCGCCATTACCGCGGCGGTGGTTGGCGTGATCCTCAATCTGGCGTGCTTCTTCGGCTATCACGTGCTTTGGCCGCAGGGTTTGAGCGGCAACCTGGACTGGCCCTCTGCACTGATCGCCATGGCGGCGGCGGTGGCCTTGTTTCGCTTCAAACGAGGCGTCATCCAGGTACTGATGGGCTGCGCACTCGTCGGCCTGGCCGTGCATCTGCTGCGGTAA